In one Cercospora beticola chromosome 1, complete sequence genomic region, the following are encoded:
- a CDS encoding uncharacterized protein (BUSCO:EOG0926071Q) has protein sequence MEISSSPPVSPPQRRRRSASDAEDTDAESQASKRRRFDDSGEHEEEDEVPSESEGDILPDSYRRSPKGKQRARATTSEHTQQEHKPGSIVRISMRNFVTYTNATFHPGPNLNMIIGPNGTGKSTLVCGICLGLGWKPEHLGRAKDISEFVKHGCKEAVIEIELKADPTRQQTNPIIGCKITRDGSGRNNQEKKTAFKIDGKTVSNKAVQEFVRSFSIQVDNLCQFLPQDRVVEFAALSPIDLLVQTQRAAAPTYMSEYHEDLKKWRKEEKQLQDDQQNLIEDLKKLEDRQRAQANDVERMREREVVKEKLALLKKFKPVSEFNELRRKHTEAKVAAKDAARELRRLEQQIQPNMQAVNEKQEYLNTVERFLKSKERMVLHGVDTVSKLQQKFDNIGKKVTECDEEIKAEDASATKAKSNVLKLQRDVTSIKNAMTSPPAAFDAAETNQQVTEMSRRIRTLQEEQSANHDSMGELKESAQQRKRMIEAEQEKQTHLQSQAGKLESKLSSVSQSSADLWKWIQAHQDKFHNKVYGPPMIECSVQGSRNADWIEAVVGVSELKAFTVTDSRDFKTLSHQAYQVMKLTDVNIRSATQGLDKFPKPEISTEDMTRMGLDGWLLDRIEGPEPVLAMLCDGRNVHRTAFCNRDTTEQQFELLKRSALSAWVTPANHYQIVRRSEYGDAGTSTKVAQLKKSRFLTDAPVSTQAEEESNAKVRELRGELDHIKQEMEGLRLRYGQLRDEVKTLTDQSQAIKDEKAKLQHQKSAFDGLPTKLASTEARLAELQEQLSQHDGRKWEISQKQMQLNMDQGQVALDHGRAVRNLESFQEQAIRVEINRIEAASDLDQLKARNEADLNRLQAAQQKSESAKQEKEELMRLGVQKQRECVAISNEMGELTDLQEEVHTLVLGLEPTALETEITSVEASLDLLAGNGNANLIRDYEERAKKIEDKRTRRDTLEEDLEELGAKIRDIRSRWEPQLDELIRQISDAFAENFARIQCAGEVGIDKQDDFAEWAIQIKVKFRENEQLQVLDSHRQSGGERAVSTIFYLMALQSMARAPFRVVDEINQGMDPRNERLVHSRMVDIACAEHTSQYFLITPKLLNNLKYHPNMKVHCIASGEYMPDKTDQLDTFENLAQVALRVKGGGIMT, from the exons ATGGAgatctcatcgtcgccaccTGTGTCGCCGCCCCAGAGACGTCGAAGGTCTGCCTCGGATGCGGAGGATACGGACGCAGAATCACAGGCCAGCAAGCGGCGTCGGTTCGACGACAGTGGGGAacacgaggaggaagatgaggtgCCTTCAGAG TCAGAAGGAGACATCCTCCCGGACAGCTACAGACGCTCACCGAAAGGCAAGCAACGAGCCCGTGCCACGACGAGCGAGCACACTCAGCAAGAGCATAAGCCTGGCTCGATTGTACGAATTTCGATGAGGAACTTTGTCACGTACACAAACGCCACCTTCCATCCTGGGCCGAACCTCAACATGATAATTGGACCAAACGGCACAGGGAAGAGTACACTGGTCTGCGGCATATGTCTGGGTCTCGGTTGGAAGCCAGAGCATTTGGGTCGGGCTAAGGACATCAGCGAATTTGTCAAGCACGGATGCAAGGAGGCTGTCATTGAGATCGAGCTCAAGGCGGACCCGACGCGACAACAGACGAACCCGATCATTGGCTGCAAGATCACTCGTGATGGAAGTGGTCGGAACAaccaggagaagaagaccgcTTTCAAGATTGACGGCAAGACAGTCTCCAACAAAGCGGTGCAAGAATTTGTGCGAAGCTTCTCTATCCAGGTGGACAATTTGTGCCAGTTCTTGCCTCAAGATCGAGTCGTCGAGTTCGCGGCGTTGTCTCCTATCGATCTGCTCGTGCAGACGCAGAGGGCTGCTGCGCCGACCTACATGTCGGAATATCACGAAGACCTCAAGAAGTGgcgaaaggaagagaagcagtTGCAGGATGACCAACAGAATCTTATCGAAGATCTAAAAAAGCTCGAAGATCGTCAAAGAGCTCAAGCCAACGATGTGGAGCGCATGCGTGAGCGCGAAGTGGTCAAAGAAAAGCTTGCATTGTTGAAAAAGTTCAAGCCAGTCAGTGAATTCAATGAGTTGAGGAGGAAGCACACCGAAGCAAAGGTCGCCGCGAAAGACGCCGCCAGAGAGCTGCGACGGCTCGAGCAGCAAATCCAGCCCAACATGCAAGCAGTCAATGAGAAGCAGGAGTACCTCAACACAGTTGAGCGCTTCCTCAAATCCAAGGAGCGGATGGTGCTGCATGGTGTTGACACGGTCagcaagctgcagcagaaattCGACAATATTGGAAAAAAGGTCACAGAATGTGACGAAGAAATTAAGGCGGAGGATGCGAGCGCGACAAAGGCCAAATCAAACGTGCTGAAACTGCAGCGAGACGTTACAAGCATTAAGAATGCAATGACCAGCCCTCCTGCTGCATTCGATGCTGCAGAAACGAACCAACAGGTCACAGAAATGAGCCGACGTATTCGCACACTTCAGGAAGAGCAGAGTGCAAACCACGATTCAATGGGGGAGCTGAAAGAGTCGGCTCAGCAGCGTAAACGAATGATCGAGGCGGAGCAGGAAAAGCAGACTCATTTGCAATCGCAGGCTGGCAAATTGGAGAGCAAGCTTTCCAGCGTATCTCAATCGTCGGCCGATCTCTGGAAATGGATCCAAGCCCACCAGGACAAATTTCACAACAAGGTCTATGGACCACCCATGATTGAATGCTCCGTCCAGGGCTCACGGAATGCGGACTGGATCGAGGCTGTGGTGGGCGTGAGCGAGCTCAAAGCATTCACAGTGACGGATTCGCGCGACTTCAAAACACTGTCTCATCAGGCGTACCAGGTCATGAAACTCACCGATGTGAACATTCGCTCGGCGACCCAGGGCCTCGACAAGTTCCCAAAACCTGAGATCTCGACTGAGGACATGACACGAATGGGCCTGGACGGATGGCTATTGGATCGGATAGAAGGACCAGAGCCAGTCCTGGCTATGCTTTGCGACGGTAGGAACGTCCACAGGACCGCGTTCTGCAACCGCGACACTACAGAGCAACAATTCGAGCTGCTCAAGAGATCAGCGCTTAGCGCTTGGGTCACGCCCGCTAACCATTATCAGATCGTTCGTCGGTCAGAGTATGGCGACGCGGGTACTTCTACCAAGGTAGCccagctgaagaagtcgaggtTCTTGACCGATGCTCCTGTGAGCACACAAGCCGAGGAGGAGAGCAACGCCAAGGTTAGAGAACTGCGAGGTGAACTTGACCACATCAAACAAGAAATGGAGGGGCTGAGACTTCGATATGGTCAACTTCGCGACGAGGTGAAAACGCTGACTGATCAATCGCAAGCCATCAAAGATGAAAAAGCAAAGTTACAGCACCAGAAGTCGGCATTCGATGGACTTCCAACCAAACTGGCGAGCACCGAGGCACGTCTCGCAGAGTTACAGGAACAATTGTCACAGCACGACGGCCGCAAATGGGAAATTTCTCAGAAGCAGATGCAGCTGAATATGGATCAGGGCCAGGTTGCGCTTGATCATGGCAGGGCAGTCCGCAATCTGGAATCGTTCCAGGAACAGGCGATAAGAGTGGAGATCAATCGCATAGAAGCTGCTTCAGACCTTGACCAACTGAAGGCTCGTAACGAAGCGGATCTCAATCGCTTGCAGGCCGCACAGCAGAAAAGCGAGAGCGCGaagcaggagaaggaggagcttaTGAGACTTGGCGTCCAAAAACAACGAGAATGCGTGGCCATCTCCAACGAGATGGGCGAGTTGACAGATCTGCAGGAAGAGGTTCACACTTTGGTCCTTGGATTGGAACCCACTGCGCTCGAAACGGAGATCACCTCTGTGGAGGCATCCCTTGACTTACTGGCAGGCAACGGGAACGCCAACCTGATCAGAGATTACGAAGAGCGCGCAAAGAAGATTGAAGACAAGCGAACTCGTCGCGACACCTTAGAGGAGGACTTGGAGGAACTTGGTGCCAAGATTCGCGATATCCGAAGCAGGTGGGAGCCACAGCTTGACGAGCTCATTCGGCAGATATCGGATGCCTTTGCTGAAAACTTCGCGCGCATTCAGTGTGCGGGCGAGGTCGGTATTGACAAGCAGGACGACTTTGCTGAATGGGCTATCCAGATCAAGGTCAAGTTCAG GGAGAATGAGCAGCTCCAGGTTTTGGATTCACACCGTCAGTCTGGAGGAGAACGCGCAGTCTCGACAATCTTTTACCTCATGGCCCTTCAGAGCATGGCACGAGCACCATTCCGAGTCGTTGATGAGATCAACCAGGGTATGGATCCGCGAAACGAGAGGCTGGTTCACTCGCGCATGGTCGATATCGCTTGCGCCGAGCACACCTCGCAGTACTTCCTCATCACGCCCAAACTGCTCAACAATCTCAAATACCATCCGAACATGAAGGTCCATTGCATAGCCAGTGGAGAGTACATGCCTGACAAGACGGATCAGCTGGACACGTTTGAAAATCTGGCTCAGGTTGCGTTGAGAGTGAAGGGTGGTGGCATCATGACTTGA
- a CDS encoding uncharacterized protein (BUSCO:EOG09260TPT), protein MTTTMPKQNPARPAAKVDAGSKKRKDPPTNANNGKKDNKRPRNDHRSKQRDMRVLATQTSSKAFKNGQLDVDTFVKSREYEIRALEEGMSRSKQALTKRAFQQVPRDLRRRTASHNVKRVPKRLQPRAKREMVEDNTPTVSSKTRKPTRHMRLRLETVKKLRALGAKSKASKDGKAEEKVTVRPYPKANAPDTANDTAVKTRTAKVKKVKLATPPKPTARFRKRQIDKTWLPTHMFHAKRARMTAPKEALWRFSIPLTPTAKSYRPTHRSANERGAIAWDMSYMATISLCGQQRSIEGVLKALHLNSKTNGNDPWSAQSERWRKGSRAFNGFVLEREAPHKPIAPVTVLWSPQAAKAGSDTAETNAKQLRTAFIRVHPAAFLQLWEEVVRLAKVAKPQISVEDLRYEIGSIEITGPGATEALLGALWPSPTTNAAITEPAKTWNALAGLTDLALLPRDVVIGLDVQDPRLHHPPRPIKLPQTTDAQQRLLELSAIWPLEAEHISSGLFDRRARQRASSALPTQKSINRRKTTAVPGQFPELLPSDPSIPTIIYSTTNSKSRASSWTMLLPWKCVQPVWYSIMYYPLSTGGQPRFGGLDEKRQLAFETNQPWFPGDYPGTKAGWQWEKEQAEKRKDHWARRPKSKRVNWDVVKAGVGVKGEIGLGWACDWSRLLNGPPTEAPPKPVEESTGEDTAMPDAASAEAQPPPAPETVQSQNTPPITSIPSSEASRLLHASSPETTIGSTLLNPTITISLHCLTRGTPQTCARIYRLPSTSSALRKAWLALHPNNKPRKSGPKNGLPPALPKDAPAYLVQRHLAQSLVQGVRANEESYPECPGEEDLIGFVTTGNLNLSEGRGTGIGNLLLSKVLEDWKKNGEEEARLCIVRNSGQNLGRLAKWELA, encoded by the exons ATGACCACGACCATGCCGAAGCAAAATCCGGCCAGACCAGCTGCGAAAGTCGATGCAGGCTCAAAGAAGCGCAAAGATCCGCCTACCAACGCCAATAATGGGAAGAAAGACAACAAGAGACCAAGGAACGACCATCGCTCCAAGCAACGAGATATGCGGGTGCTGGCCACTCAAACGTCCTCTAAAGCCTTCAAAAATGGCCAGCTAGACGTCGACACTTTTGTCAAATCTCGCGAGTATGAAATCAGAGCTCTAGAAGAGGGCATGTCGAGGAGTAAGCAAGCCTTGACGAAGCGAGCATTCCAGCAAGTGCCCCGAGACTTGAGACGACGAACGGCGAGTCACAATGTCAAGCGTGTGCCGAAGCGGCTGCAGCCGCGAGCGAAGAGGGAG ATGGTGGAAGACAACACTCCTACTGTAAGCTCCAAGACCCGAAAGCCAACAAGACACATGCGATTGCGTCTCGAGACTGTAAAGAAGTTGCGTGCGTTGGGTGCGAAAAGCAAAGCATCCAAAGACGGAAAGGCAGAGGAGAAAGTCACCGTGCGACCTTATCCAAAAGCAAATGCGCCAGACACAGCAAATGACACTGCTGTAAAGACCCGCACAGCAAAAGTCAAGAAAGTCAAACTGGCCACACCTCCCAAACCAACGGCCAGATTTCGGAAGCGTCAAATCGACAAGACCTGGCTGCCAACGCACATGTTCCATGCAAAGAGAGCTCGTATGACTGCACCGAAAGAGGCATTGTGGCGATTCTCAATACCCCTGACACCTACTGCAAAGAGCTATCGTCCCACGCACAGATCTGCCAACGAGCGTGGAGCCATCGCTTGGGACATGAGTTACATGGCGACTATCAGCCTCTGTGGGCAGCAACGGAGCATTGAAGGCGTACTGAAGGCTCTCCACCTAAATTCGAAGACTAATGGTAACGATCCTTGGAGCGCACAATCTGAAAGATGGCGAAAAGGATCACGAGCATTCAATGGATTCGTTCTCGAACGTGAAGCACCGCACAAGCCGATAGCTCCAGTGACTGTATTGTGGTCGCCACAAGCAGCGAAGGCGGGGTCTGACACAGCAGAGACGAATGCAAAGCAGCTTCGGACAGCCTTTATCAGAGTACATCCCGCCGCTTTCTTGCAACTGTGGGAAGAGGTAGTCAGGCTGGCTAAAGTGGCGAAACCTCAAATCAGTGTCGAAGACTTGCGCTACGAGATTGGTAGCATAGAAATAACAGGCCCAGGTGCGACGGAGGCGCTACTGGGCGCTCTctggccttctccaacaacGAACGCAGCTATCACTGAACCTGCAAAGACATGGAACGCCTTAGCAGGCTTGACAGATTTGGCGCTTCTGCCACGCGATGTGGTCATTGGACTGGACGTGCAAGATCCCCGACTGCATCATCCGCCACGACCTATCAAGCTTCCGCAAACAACAGATGCTCAGCAACGACTTCTCGAGCTATCAGCGATTTGGCCCCTTGAGGCAGAGCACATATCATCAGGACTGTTTGACCGACGAGCTCGACAACGTGCATCTTCTGCTTTGCCGACTCAGAAATCAATCAACAGACGCAAGACCACTGCCGTGCCTGGTCAATTCCCGGAACTCCTGCCCAGTGACCCCTCAATTCCTACAATCATCTATTCTACCACGAATAGCAAGTCTAGGGCGAGCTCGTGGACAATGCTTCTGCCGTGGAAGTGTGTTCAGCCTGTGTGGTACAGCATCATGTACTATCCACTTTCAACTGGAGGTCAACCGCGCTTTGGGGGCCTCGACGAGAAACGTCAGCTGGCTTTCGAGACCAATCAACCCTGGTTTCCTGGTGATTATCCTGGGACTAAGGCCGGTTGGCAGTGggagaaagagcaagcagagaagagaaaggatCACTGGGCGCGTCGACCGAAGAGCAAGCGCGTGAACTGGGATGTCGTTAAGGCTGGTGTCGGCGTCAAAGGAGAGATTGGGCTCGGCTGGGCTTGCGACTGGTCAAGGCTGCTCAACGGGCCACCAACGGAAGCCCCTCCGAAGCCAGTCGAAGAGAGCACCGGCGAAGACACTGCCATGCCCGACGCCGCTTCCGCCGAAGCACAACCACCGCCTGCGCCTGAAACGGTGCAAAGTCAAAACACCCCACCCATAACCTCCATTCCTTCCTCCGAGGCCTCACGTCTACTCCATGCATCCTCGCCAGAAACCACCATTGGTTCCACCCTCCTCAATCCCACGATAACAATATCTCTCCACTGCCTGACGCGCGGCACTCCGCAGACCTGCGCTCGCATCTACCGCCTCCCATCAACATCTTCAGCACTCCGCAAAGCCTGGCTGGCCCTCCATCCCAACAACAAACCTCGCAAGTCCGGACCCAAAAACGGCCTTCCGCCTGCCCTTCCCAAAGACGCTCCGGCATACCTCGTCCAACGACACCTGGCCCAATCCCTCGTCCAAGGCGTCCGTGCTAATGAAGAATCATATCCCGAATGtcctggagaagaagatctgatCGGCTTCGTAACGACAGGAAATCTGAATTTGAGTGAAGGGAGAGGAACGGGGATAGGCAATCTATTGCTGAGCAAGGTTCTGGAGGATTGGAAGAAGAAtggggaagaagaggcaAGATTGTGTATCGTGAGAAATTCGGGACAGAATTTGGGGAGGTTGGCGAAGTGGGAGCTTGCTTGA
- a CDS encoding uncharacterized protein (BUSCO:EOG09261SS1) translates to MADDKTADAKLASDVADDSLKDPMATSQAADDLQNDDGEEEEGEEDGEQEAAGGSPSQKKKKRKPKKKKAATTEQPLANVIQNNKPIGVQDLPALLKQLQANEGAKKEGKAPEDYKFWNTQPVPKFKEPNLLQTTSGKEGDLAEGAILPSQICKASVKPEPEKLLDSFEWCLIDVEDKDDLQEFYDLLYNHYVEDTDGSFRFNYSTEFLKWALQPPGWKKEWHIGIRTKASADGKRGKLVASITGIPVTLKVRGQTVNASEINFLAIHRKLRNKRLAPVLIKEVTRRCYQNDVFQALYTAGTLLPTPVSTCRYFHRSLDWEHLYKTGFSHMPPGSTELRQKYKYRLESHTQTKGLRPMKPADIPAVKDLLVRYTERFNLRQEFSDEEIAHWMCSETSKGVVWSYVVEDEGRITDFISYYLLESTVLRASKKDTIRAAYLYYYATESAFQAPKGPKVKAKELQERLQNRLQELVHDVLILAKKEDFHVFNALTLLDNPLFLKEQKFEPGDGKLHFYLFNWRTPTLPGGIDERNNIDTSKMGGVGVVML, encoded by the exons ATGGCCGACGACAAGACAGCAGATGCCAAGCTGGCGAGCGATGTTGCCGACGATTCATTGAAAGACCCTATGGCCACTTCTCAAGCTGCTGATGATCTCCAAAATGatgacggagaagaagaggagggcgaggaggacGGTGAACAAGAGGCTGCAGGCGGCAGTCCctcacagaagaagaagaagcgaaagcctaagaagaagaaggctgccacAACAGAACAGCCACTCGCCAATGTGATCCAAAACAATAAGCCTATTGGGGTACAAGATCTACCAGCACTTCTTAAACAGCTACAAGCCAATGAGGGAGCCAAGAAGGAGGGCAAGGCACCTGAAGACTACAAGTTTTGGAACACGCAGCCCGTGCCAAAGTTCAAGGAGCCCAATCTGCTCCAAACGACCAGCGGAAAAGAGGGTGACCTCGCTGAAGGTGCTATCCTGCCATCCCAGATCTGCAAGGCCAGTGTCAAGCCCGAGCCGGAGAAGCTACTGGATAGCTTCGAGTGGTGCTTGATCGATGTGGAAGACAAGGACGATCTGCAGGAATTCTACGATCTGCTTTACAATCATTACGTCGAGGATACAGATGGTTCCTTCCGCTTCAACTACTCCACAGAATTCCTGAAGTGGGCACTTCAGCCTCCAGGATGGAAGAAGGAATGGCACATCGGTATCCGTACCAAAGCCTCCGCTGATGGCAAGAGGGGAAAGCTTGTCGCTTCGATCACTGGTATTCCTGTCACATTGAAGGTCAGAGGACAGACAGTCAATGCCAGCGAGATCAATTTCCTTGCCATTCACCGCAAGCTGCGAAACAAGCGTTTGGCGCCTGTGCTCATCAAGGAGGTCACACGACGATGCTATCAAAATGATGTTTTCCAAGCACTATATACTGCCGGAACACTGCTCCCAACGCCAGTAAGCACATGTCGCTATTTCCATCGGTCTCTGGACTGGGAACACCTCTACAAGACTGGCTTCAGCCACATGCCACCTGGATCGACTGAACTGCGCCAGAAGTACAAGTATCGATTGGAGTCTCACACGCAAACTAAGGGCTTGCGACCAATGAAGCCAGCCGATATCCCAGCTGTCAAGGACTTGTTGGTACGCTACACCGAGCGCTTCAATCTTCGACAGGAGTTCAGCGATGAGGAGATTGCGCACTGGATGTGCTCCGAGACGTCCAAAGGGGTCGTGTGGAGCTACGTGGTAGAGGATGAGGGACGCATCACTGATTTCATTTCGTACTATCTACTCGAG TCCACCGTACTTCGCGCGTCCAAGAAGGATACGATCCGTGCTGCatacctctactattacgCTACCGAATCTGCATTCCAAGCTCCGAAAGGACCCAAGGTCAAAGCCAAGGAGTTGCAAGAGAGACTTCAAAATCGTCTGCAAGAGCTCGTGCACGATGTGCTCATTCTtgccaagaaggaggatttcCACGTCTTCAATGCGCTCACGCTTCTTGACAACCCCTTGTTCTTGAAAGAGCAGAAATTCGAGCCCGGGGATGGCAAGCTCCATTTCTACCTGTTCAATTGGCGGACGCCGACGCTGCCAGGAGGTATTGACGAGAGGAACAACATCGACACGAGCAAGATGGGCGGCGTGGGTGTTGTTATGCTGTAA
- the PIL1 gene encoding Eisosome core component, with amino-acid sequence MHRTYSMRQSRAPTASQIQNPPPPSASTKGGRLFGRANIGHTFRKSVHPGAFGPDLAKKLSQLVKMEKNVMRSMELVGRERMEVAQQLSLWGEGCDDDVSDVTDKLGVLIYEIGELEDQFVDRYDQYRVTIKSIRNIEASVQPSRDRKQKITDQIAQLKYKEPNSPKIVVLEQELVRAEAESLVAEAQLSNITREKLKAAFTYQFDALREHSEKMAIIAGFGKHLLELVDDTPVTPGETRNAYDGYEASKAIIQDCEDALTNWVEQNAKVTSSLSQRTRTLSQRRRNKNSGHDLADQDQDRESGMWVSAEQHGAGQDYDDEDSVRGREVAA; translated from the exons CGGCCGTGCCAACATTG GCCACACATTCCGCAAGTCCGTCCACCCTGGCGCTTTCGGCCCAGACCTCGCAAAGAAGCTTTCGCAGctggtgaagatggagaagaacgTCATGCGATCAATGGAGCTTGTGGGCCGTGAGCGCATGGAGGTTGCTCAGCAGCTATCTTTGTGGGGTGAGGGTTGCGATGACGATGTTTCCGACGTTACCGACAAGCTCGGTGTCCTCATCTACGAAATCGGGGAGCTGGAGGACCAGTTTGTGGACCGCTACGACCAGTACCGCGTGACGATCAAGAGCATTCGCAACATCGAGGCTTCCGTCCAGCCCAGCAGAGACCGCAAGCAGAAGATCACCGACCAGATCGCACAGCTCAAGTACAAGGAGCCAAACAGCCCAAAGATTGTCGTGCTCGAGCAGGAGCTTGTCCGTGCTGAGGCCGAGTCGCTCGTTGCTGAGGCACAGCTGTCCAACATCACCCgcgagaagctgaaggctgCCTTCACCTACCAGTTCGATGCTCTCCGCGAGCACAGCGAGAAGATGGCCATCATTGCCGGCTTCGGCAAGCACCTCCTCGAGCTCGTTGACGACACTCCAGTCACTCCCGGCGAGACCCGCAACGCTTACGACGGATACGAGGCATCCAAGGCTATCATCCAGGACTGCGAAGATGCCCTCACCAACTGGGTCGAGCAGAACGCCAAGGTCACCTCCAGCCTGTCCCAGCGCACTCGCACACTTTCGCAACGCCGCCGCAACAAGAACTCCGGCCACGACCTGGCTGACCAGGACCAGGACCGTGAGTCTGGCATGTGGGTGTCTGCTGAGCAGCACGGCGCTGGACAAGActacgacgatgaggactcTGTCCGCGGACGTGAAGTCGCAGCATAA
- the ERV14 gene encoding COPII-coated vesicle protein encodes MSGEAWLFLLAVLLNAVNLFLQVFFTIMYSDLECDYINPIDLCNRLNMYIVPEAGIHAFLTILFLINGYWLPLILNLPLIAWNGKKIFENQHLLDATEIFRKLNVHKKESFIKLGFHLLMFFFYLYSMIVALIRDESG; translated from the exons ATGTCGGGCGAGGCGTG GTTATTCCTCCTCGCAGTCCTTCTCAATGCCGTCAACTTGTTCCTCCAGgtcttcttcaccatcatGTACTCCGATCTCGAATGCGACTACATCAACCCGATCGACCTTTGCAACCGCCTCAACATGTATATCGTTCCTGAAGCCGGCATTCACGCATTCCTGACCATCTTGTTCCTCATCAACGGATACTGGTTGCCGTTGATCTTGAATCTGCCTTTGATTGCATGGAACGGAAAGAA GATCTTCGAAAACCAACATCTTCTCGACGCAACAGAGATCTTCCGCAAACTGAACGTGCACAAGAAGGAGTCCTTCATCAAGTTGGGCTTCCACTTGCTGATGTTCTTTTTCTACCTCTACTCCATGATTGTCGCGCTCATCCGAGACGAAAGTGGGTAG
- a CDS encoding uncharacterized protein (CAZy:GH5), whose product MQYRLLALSLLAGGVTAWLPQDQDLAAFNQTARFEQLGKRFEPSLPNGVTKIRGVNFGGWLVSEPWMMSNEWSKMGCASSASEFDCMKDHYTGSNRATGNQKFANHWRDWINPATVQSAHDVGLNTIRIPIGYWSYAAIVDTASEPFADPAPMLQYLDAVVQKATDLGMYVIIDLHGAPGGQQEDVFTGQNNKPAGFFNDYNFGRAQKWLSWMTKRIHSNSAYSSVGTIEVLNEPVSDHDANGRYPAPGEVPGLIQKYYPAALKAVRDAEASLNVPDNKKLHVQFMSKKWGSGDPRSTSAIQNDPMTAYDDHNYIGFALGSTSDKYSLMHSACTDSRVVSGQDFAITGEWSMTSGVDKNDGAWFKQWFTAQQQLYEKPGMDGWVYWTWKTELNDPRWTYSYATYLGYVPTDAAGLEKNVYQDVCAGYR is encoded by the exons ATGCAGTATCGTTTACTCGCTTTGTCCCTCCTCGCCGGCGGTGTAACTGCTTGGCTtccgcaagatcaagaccTTGCAGCGTTCAACCAGACGGCCCGATTTGAGCAGCTTGGAAAACGCTTCGAGCCTTCTCTCCCAAATGGCGTGACCAAGATTCGCGGTGTCAACTTTGGAGGATGGCTCGTTTCGGAGCCTTGGATGATGAGCAACGAATG GAGCAAAATGGGCTGTGCTAGCTCGGCTTCTGAGTTCGACTGCATGAAAGACCATTACACTGGTAGCAACCGAGCGACAGGAAACCAAAAGTTTGCAAACCACTGGAGAGATTGGATCAACCCTGCCACTGTCCAATCTGCTCATGATGTTGGCTTGAACACTATTCGTATTCCTATTGGATACTGGTCATACGCGGCTATCGTCGATACTGCTAGCGAGCCTTTCGCGGATCCTGCTCCAATGCTCCAGTATCTGGACGCTGTCGTTCAAAAGGCTACCGACCTGGGTATGTATGTCATTATCGACCTCCACGGGGCGCCAGGCGGCCAGCAAGAGGACGTCTTCACAGGCCAGAACAACAAGCCAGCCGGCTTCTTCAACGACTACAACTTCGGCCGTGCCCAGAAGTGGCTCTCATGGATGACTAAACGCATCCATAGCAACTCTGCCTACTCTTCCGTCGGCACGATCGAAGTCCTAAACGAACCAGTCTCCGACCACGATGCGAACGGTCGCTACCCAGCACCCGGAGAAGTCCCAGGCTTGATTCAAAAATACTACCCGGCAGCACTCAAAGCCGTGCGTGATGCCGAAGCATCCCTCAACGTCCCAGACAACAAAAAACTCCACGTCCAGTTCATGTCCAAGAAATGGGGCTCCGGCGACCCACGCTCCACCTCCGCAATCCAGAACGACCCAATGACCGCCTACGATGACCACAATTACATCGGTTTCGCCCTCGGCAGTACCAGCGACAAGTACTCTCTCATGCACAGCGCTTGCACCGATTCACGAGTCGTTTCCGGACAAGATTTCGCTATTACGGGAGAATGGTCTATGACGTCCGGCGTGGATAAGAATGATGGGGCTTGGTTTAAACAGTGGTTTacggcgcagcagcagctttaTGAGAAGCCCGGGATGGATGGTTGGGTTTATTGGACTTGGAAGACGGAGTTGAATGATCCGAGATGGACGTATAGTTATGCGACGTATTTGGGGTATGTGCCGACTGATGCGGCGGGTTTGGAGAAGAATGTTTATCAGGATGTTTGTGCTGGGTATAGATAA